From Musa acuminata AAA Group cultivar baxijiao chromosome BXJ3-8, Cavendish_Baxijiao_AAA, whole genome shotgun sequence, one genomic window encodes:
- the LOC103994876 gene encoding uncharacterized protein LOC103994876, with translation MELSAEPPRASSSCTSSPEFEFWMVGKNPSTCQTDFLTADELFVDGVVLPLDLLSLSIPSQGCVSHCLSEPGTNVQPPSAPSSSLGSAPPASHSNKWKDLIKAGEKALEEIRKRRNRIRGGTGGSAKSRNGIWPFNSSHSSASTGTGSWGRAKAAVTRRRASGEPCSRSNSRGLSSEPLPATTSSSSRWPLSSGRMRSAGGFHLSRTNPVWKLRGKTAKTLHEKEANVSSGIKDRTGDGDAGFGTRNSSVDMGCEVDHPNTRPSGGDGGSSGGGSSSVILILRTMFSKKVQ, from the coding sequence ATGGAGCTATCTGCGGAGCCACCGAGAGCAAGCAGCAGCTGCACCTCCTCGCCCGAGTTCGAGTTTTGGATGGTCGGCAAGAATCCCTCCACCTGCCAAACAGACTTCCTCACGGCCGACGAGCTCTTCGTCGACGGGGTCGTCCTCCCCCTCGACCTTCTCTCGCTCTCTATTCCCAGCCAAGGCTGCGTTTCCCATTGCCTTTCTGAGCCTGGAACCAACGTGCAGCCGCCATCTGCTCCAAGCTCCTCTTTGGGGAGTGCTCCGCCAGCCTCCCACTCGAACAAGTGGAAAGATCTCATCAAGGCGGGCGAGAAGGCGTTGGAAGAGATCAGGAAGAGGAGGAACCGGATAAGGGGCGGCACGGGTGGCTCCGCTAAGTCCAGGAACGGTATCTGGCCCTTCAACAGCAGCCACTCCTCCGCAAGTACCGGCACTGGCTCATGGGGCAGGGCCAAAGCGGCGGTGACCCGACGCAGGGCCAGTGGGGAACCTTGTTCCCGGAGCAACTCCCGTGGGTTGTCCTCCGAGCCGCTGCCGGCCACCACCTCATCTTCCTCGAGGTGGCCACTGAGCTCGGGCAGGATGAGGTCTGCCGGAGGCTTCCATCTCAGCAGGACCAATCCAGTGTGGAAGCTTCGAGGGAAGACTGCTAAAACTCTTCATGAGAAGGAGGCGAATGTGAGCAGTGGCATCAAAGACAGAACAGGAGATGGAGATGCTGGTTTTGGGACACGGAACTCCAGTGTGGATATGGGTTGTGAGGTTGATCATCCAAATACGAGGCCcagcggcggcgacggcggcagcagcggtggtggAAGCAGTAGCGTTATCTTAATACTTAGAACTATGTTCTCTAAGAAGGTTCAGTAa